CGCCGTCCGCGAGAGCGCCGGCCACCACAACGAGATGCGAAAGGACGCCGTCGCGCGCCTCGACGACTACGAGGACCTCAGAGACCGCGCGCGAGCCATCAAGGAAGACGCCATCGAACGCCTCCCCGAACTCGTCGACGAGCTCACCGACAGCGTCGAAGCGAACGGCGGGCACGTCTACCTCGCCGAGGACGCCGCGGACGCGAACGACTACATCACGAGCGTCTGCGCCGACGCCGACACCGTCGTGAAGTCGAAGTCGATGACTTCCGAGGAAGTCGACGTCAACGACGCCCTCCACGCCGACGGTCTCGACGTCTGGGAGACCGACCTCGGCGAACTCATCCTCCAGGTCGCCGACGACTCCCCCAGCCACCTCATCGGCCCCGCGATGCACTTTACTACTACCGAGATCGCCGACCTCTTCAACGACGTCTTCGACCCCGACGAACCCCTGGAGACGCCGGAGGAACTCACCGCGTTCGCCCGCGACCTCCTCTCCGAGAAGTTCGCGGAAGCGGACGTCGGGATGACGGGCGCGAACTTCCTCTGCGCCGACTCCGGCTCGATGGCGCTCGTGACGAGCGAGGGGAACGCCCGGAAGACCGTGCAGGCGACGGACACCCATATCGCGCTCGCCGGCGTCGAGAAGATCGTCCCCAGCATAGAGGAGCTTTACCCGTTCGTCGAACTCCTCGCGAAATCCGGCACCGGCCAAGACCTCACCTCCTACGTCACGATGCTCTCCCCGCCCGTCGACTCCCCCAGCCAAGGCGTCGACGGCCCGATGACCGCGGCGTCCGCCGACGACCGCGATTTTCACCTCGTCCTCCTCGACAACGGCCGGATGGACATGCGCGACGACGACCACCTGAAGGAGACGCTCTACTGCATCCGGTGTTCGGCGTGCTCGAACGCCTGCGCGAACTTCCAGCACGTCGGCGGCCACGCCTTCGGCGGCGAGACCTACTCTGGAGGTATTGGCACCGGCTGGGAGGCCGGCGTCCACGGCCTCGACTCGGCGGGCGAGTTCTCCGACTTCTGCACCGGCTGCTCGCGGTGCACGACCGCCTGTCCCGTCGAAATCGACATCCCGTGGATCAACGAGGTCGTCCGCGACCGCGTGAACCACCAGGGCAGAGAGGAGGGCTTCGACTTCCTCGTCGACGGCCTCTCACCCGACGCCGAGCCCGGCCGCCTCGACGTCGAGAAACGCTTGTTCGGGAACGTCGGCCTGCTCGCGGACGCCGGCAGCGCCACCGCGCCGCTCTCGAACCTCGTCGCCTCGTTCGGGCCGGCGCGCGACCTCATGGAGCGAGTAACAGGAATCGACGCGCGCCGCGACCTCCCCGAGTGGCAGCGCGAGACGCTCCAGGACTGGTTCGCGAGACGCGGCGGCTCGACGGTCGACGAAGCCGCCGCGTCCCGCTCCGCCGTCCTCTACCCCGACGTCTACACCGACCACGTCCAGGTCGAGCGCGGGAAAGCCGCCGTCCGCGTCCTCGAAGCCCTCGACGTCCACGTCACGATTCCCGACCTCCCCGAGTCCGGGCGCGCCCCGCTGAGCCAGGGGATGATCGACACCGCCGACGACCGCGCGAGCGCCGTCTACGGCGGCCTCGCAGAACACCTCGACGCCGGGCGGGACGTCGTCGTCATCGAACCCAGCGACCTCGCGATGTTCCGCGAGGACTACGAGCACTTCCTCCCGGACGCCTCCTTCGAGCGCCTCAGCGAGAACGCCTACGAGGTCTTCGAGTACGTCTACGGCCGGCTCGACGAAGGCGCGACCCTCGACGCTCTTCGGGCTGGACACGAACGCCTCGCCTACCACGCCCACTGCCAGCAGCGCACCCTCGACCTCGCCCCCTACACCGAATCCGTGCTCGAACGCCTCGGCTACGACCTCCTCACGACCGACGTCGAATGCTGCGGGATGGCCGGGAGCTTCGGCTACAAATCCGAATACTACGAACTCTCCATGGACGTCGGCGAGGACGTGAGAGAACAACTCTCCACCACCGACGCCGCGGACCGCCGCGTCGTCGCCTCCGGCACGTCGTGTCTCGAACAGCTCTCCGACCTCCTCCGTAAGCCGACCCGACACCCGATCGAAGTCGTCGACCCGCGCCGGTAACTACGTCCAGAGGCGCTCGTCGAACGCCGCTTCCACGGTCGCGTTCCCGGCCGCGCGACCGGACTCCGCGCGGTACTCGCCGGGGTCGACGCCGCCGCGTTTGATCGTGTTGAGCGCTTCGATCAGTCCCCCAGCGCCGCGTTCGAGGCGGAACCAGCCGGTGGTGACGCGCCCGCTGTCGTTCACGCGGAGCATGAACGGACCGTCGTTCCCGCTCGCGGCGGCGTCGACGCCGCTGCGGGCGAGCGTGGCGTTCCCGGACTCGACGTACGCGTATGCGACAGTCGCGTTCACGTCCGGCGTGAGGCCGCTCGCGTCGACTCGCGCGTCCGCGAACCGGACGAGGAGGAGCGGCCCGTCGGTCTCGCGGACTGCGTCCGCTCGCCGCACGGTCGCGCCGCGCGCTTCGAGGCGCTCTGCGGCCGCGGTCGCAGTCGCGTTGCGGAGGACCGGGTCACCGCCGGTCGCGACGACCGTGACCGTTCGGTCCGCGACGTCGGGAACGCCGGCGTTCGCCGACGAGGCCGTCGACCCGGCCGGTGCGGTGAACGTGTAGTATTCGCCCGAGACGGCGGGGCTGTACGCGATTGCCGCGGGCGTGAGGCACGCCGCGGCGACGACGACCGCGACGGAGAGGAGGGCCTTGCGCTGCATGGGATTCAGCGCGAGACGCCCCCGCCACCCTCGTTCGTCGGGGTCGCGGGCCGCGGACGCGTAGGTGACGAGGAGCGTGACCGCGCCCGTGCCGGCCGCGAGGACGTGCCGCGGGTCGGTGAACGCGTCGACGTACCGCGACACCGCTGCGAGGACGGCGAGGAGGCCGAGCGCGCCGAGGAGGCGCTTCAGCGTCGCGAACAGTCCGGATCTCCGCTCTTCCGCGCCGACGAACACGACCATCGGTTCCTCAGGAGGCGCGTACACGGACATCTCGCGGCCGCGCGACGAGTACTCGGTGTCCGCGACTCGAACGAGGTCCGCGTCCCGGAGCTTCTCCAAGTGGTACATCGCGTTCTGGACGGAGGTGTCGGCGCGCTCGGCGAGCGCCGACGGCGTCCCCGTCTCGCGGTGGACTTCCGCGAGAATTGTCCGCGTGGTCTCCGCGGAGAGCGCGTCGAACACGGCGTCCGCGTCCTCGTCACCGACGTCCAGCACGCGGAGCGCGCCGTCCTGGTCGCTCGACGGCTCGACGTCCCGGTCGCGAGAGGGTAGCAGCGACATCACGTCGACTCGACCGAGGAGACAGAGACAGTTAGGGGTTCGCCAGGGTTCGACCGCGATTGAACAGAGACACGCGCCGCCCGCCGCCCGCCGCGCCACGATTCGTCCCGGCTGCCGCCGACTCCTCCGTACCGACTCCGTCGAAACGGACGTCTGCGTCGCCGGGGCGGGCCCGGACGGCGACCACATCCGCGTCGCCACCCACTCCTTCACCGGCCCCCGGGTCGTCGACGCACCGACGAACCTACTTACCGCGCCGCCGCCAACCGCGACGTATGGACGACGCAGTGATCGAGACGCTCCCGCCCGCGGAGGCGTTCGCGCTCGTCGGCGACGAGACGCGATTCGCCATCCTCGAAGCGCTCGCCGAGGCGGACGCGTCCGTCGCGTTCACCGAGTTGCGAGAGCGCGTCGGCGTCCGCGACTCCGGCCAGTTCAACTACCACCTCCGGAAGCTCGACGGTCGCTTCGTCGCGAAAGACGACGGCTACCGCCTCACGCCCGCCGGCCGCCGCCTCGTCGGTGCCGTCCTCTCCGGGGGGTTCACCGCCGAATTCGACGCCGACCCCATCCCGCTCGACGCCGGCTGCCCGCGCTGCGATACGGCTCTCGCCGTTCGCTTCGAGGAGTCCCGCGTCTTCGTCGTCTGCGACGACTGCGACTACCACGTCGTCCACGTCGACGTCCCACCCGCCGTCGTCGAGGACTACGAACGCGATGCCGTCCCCGGCGTCGTCGACCGCTGGATCAAGCGCTTCGTCACCTCCCTCGACTACGGCATCTGTCCGTTCTGCGACGGGCGAATCGACCGGTCGGTTCCCGTCCGCGGCGACCCCGACGCCCCCGGCTGGGTCGCCGAGTACGACTACCCCGCCGGCGTCAGGGACGCCTGTCGCCGCTGTGGGTTCGACGCGACCTCCGGCGTTCCCGTCCAGCTCCTCCACCGTCCCGCC
This portion of the Halocalculus aciditolerans genome encodes:
- a CDS encoding LUD domain-containing protein — encoded protein: MSSDRQRKAAKIREVMREEGDAVRESAGHHNEMRKDAVARLDDYEDLRDRARAIKEDAIERLPELVDELTDSVEANGGHVYLAEDAADANDYITSVCADADTVVKSKSMTSEEVDVNDALHADGLDVWETDLGELILQVADDSPSHLIGPAMHFTTTEIADLFNDVFDPDEPLETPEELTAFARDLLSEKFAEADVGMTGANFLCADSGSMALVTSEGNARKTVQATDTHIALAGVEKIVPSIEELYPFVELLAKSGTGQDLTSYVTMLSPPVDSPSQGVDGPMTAASADDRDFHLVLLDNGRMDMRDDDHLKETLYCIRCSACSNACANFQHVGGHAFGGETYSGGIGTGWEAGVHGLDSAGEFSDFCTGCSRCTTACPVEIDIPWINEVVRDRVNHQGREEGFDFLVDGLSPDAEPGRLDVEKRLFGNVGLLADAGSATAPLSNLVASFGPARDLMERVTGIDARRDLPEWQRETLQDWFARRGGSTVDEAAASRSAVLYPDVYTDHVQVERGKAAVRVLEALDVHVTIPDLPESGRAPLSQGMIDTADDRASAVYGGLAEHLDAGRDVVVIEPSDLAMFREDYEHFLPDASFERLSENAYEVFEYVYGRLDEGATLDALRAGHERLAYHAHCQQRTLDLAPYTESVLERLGYDLLTTDVECCGMAGSFGYKSEYYELSMDVGEDVREQLSTTDAADRRVVASGTSCLEQLSDLLRKPTRHPIEVVDPRR
- a CDS encoding ArsR/SmtB family transcription factor, which translates into the protein MSLLPSRDRDVEPSSDQDGALRVLDVGDEDADAVFDALSAETTRTILAEVHRETGTPSALAERADTSVQNAMYHLEKLRDADLVRVADTEYSSRGREMSVYAPPEEPMVVFVGAEERRSGLFATLKRLLGALGLLAVLAAVSRYVDAFTDPRHVLAAGTGAVTLLVTYASAARDPDERGWRGRLALNPMQRKALLSVAVVVAAACLTPAAIAYSPAVSGEYYTFTAPAGSTASSANAGVPDVADRTVTVVATGGDPVLRNATATAAAERLEARGATVRRADAVRETDGPLLLVRFADARVDASGLTPDVNATVAYAYVESGNATLARSGVDAAASGNDGPFMLRVNDSGRVTTGWFRLERGAGGLIEALNTIKRGGVDPGEYRAESGRAAGNATVEAAFDERLWT
- a CDS encoding ArsR/SmtB family transcription factor; the encoded protein is MDDAVIETLPPAEAFALVGDETRFAILEALAEADASVAFTELRERVGVRDSGQFNYHLRKLDGRFVAKDDGYRLTPAGRRLVGAVLSGGFTAEFDADPIPLDAGCPRCDTALAVRFEESRVFVVCDDCDYHVVHVDVPPAVVEDYERDAVPGVVDRWIKRFVTSLDYGICPFCDGRIDRSVPVRGDPDAPGWVAEYDYPAGVRDACRRCGFDATSGVPVQLLHRPAVVAFYHDHGVDLREQPLWAFDFEDDSTARVTARDPLRLAVDYHADGDTLTLTLDADLTVLDSRVA